In Lepeophtheirus salmonis unplaced genomic scaffold, UVic_Lsal_1.4 unplaced_contig_2801_pilon, whole genome shotgun sequence, the following proteins share a genomic window:
- the LOC121131203 gene encoding uncharacterized protein, protein MKVLIALSALLSAALSAPQGYGAPHAVHAAAPHHGASSYEQPAHYAYNYGVVDDYSGNNFGQSESRDGYATTGEYHVQLPDGRLQTVNYHVGDAYSGYVADVTYSGTPHYGAAGHAVAHGVGHHGIGHAVAGHGPHGHGVAAHAVGYGTHGVTHGIGGHAVHGSGHHSASHGHALHGLGHF, encoded by the exons ATGAAG GTCCTCATTGCTCTCTCAGCCCTTTTATCTGCTGCTTTGTCTGCTCCTCAAGGATATGGCGCCCCTCATGCCGTACATGCTGCTGCTCCTCATCATGGAGCCTCCTCATATGAGCAACCTGCTCACTATGCCTACAACTATGGTGTTGTGGATGACTACTCTGGAAACAACTTTGGACAATCTGAGTCCCGTGATGGTTATGCCACCACTGGTGAATACCATGTTCAATTACCCGATGGTCGTCTTCAAACCGTCAACTATCACGTAGGAGATGCCTACTCCGGTTATGTCGCTGATGTAACTTATAGTGGAACACCTCACTATGGAGCTGCAGGACACGCTGTTGCTCACGGTGTTGGACATCATGGAATTGGTCATGCAGTTGCAGGCCATGGTCCTCATGGACACGGTGTTGCTGCACATGCTGTTGGTTATGGTACTCATGGAGTAACCCATGGAATCGGAGGGCATGCTGTTCATGGAAGCGGACACCACTCTGCATCTCATGGACACGCTCTTC